DNA from Vitis vinifera cultivar Pinot Noir 40024 chromosome 19, ASM3070453v1:
ttgaaacaaCCAGCTAATGAGATTTCCATTagcaaaaaaaattgtaataattttcttgtttgattTCCAAAGGAATGAAGAAATATAAAAAGCTTTCGGTGTCTACTGTCTACAACATTGATCTCAAGTTGCTGCAGAAATCAGTAGTCAAGTATGTCTGCTTTACATATTGTAGAGAAAAATGGGCAAATCATGACCAAAATCATATCACCAAAACAATGGCATCTCTCTGCATGGTGGGGCTACTAGCTACTAGCTATTAGCTATTAGCTATTAGCCTTACCTCTTCTCGTCATCAAAGGGATTATTGCCATCAGGCTCCTCGGATTCGCCTCTCTTATCCAATCCGAGATGCCTGGAGATTATATCTGGCACGACAAAGTTTGCCAGCCAGTACGCAAAGAAAAGTAGCGCACTGTAATTGTCGAAAAGCATAAATGTTTAGCGTGAAATCTGTTGggcatttgataaaattttctaCTTACTAGTTAGAAGTGTTTAAGAGCTAACCTGGTCTGGATCAAGACCGACAAGTCACCGGTGTTGGCTGGAGAATCGAAACCAAGACCGGAATTGAAACCAAGAGCGAGAGACACCGTGGTAATAGGCCTGGTTGCAAAAGGAAATGGCCGAGAAACGTGTTGGCTCCGTATAAGATTGGTGGGTTGGAAGCTGGAGAGCCAAAGCTGTCTAGGTGTTCTGAGTTGGTGTTTGTATTTGAGGTGTGGGAGTGATGGAAGGTGTAGAGATTGACAGTAGATGCATCTCATTCTGAATTATATTAGCAGTTCGAAGGAGGGCTGCGttctttaatttcttcttctcaatttctgataattttttttggtgggTACAGGCTACAGCATACATATTTGATCTTCCATCCATGTGTATGTGGCGGATAGGATAACGTTTGAGAGCGTAGGATGTGTTTGGGCAGAGGGAAATGACATGAATTGACACCCTAACGTGCTTCTAGAGTGAGTGGTGACACGCGCCTTATTCTAAAATGATGAGCTGCTGGTGTCCACTGTACCCAACTTGCACCGTGGGACTCTTCTCTTCCCCCTCACGAGGGGCACTACTCTTTTCAAAATCCCACTGGTCATTAAAAAAACCGTTATTGGTTCGGAACTAATTGAACCGGAACCGTGGTGGACCACAACATGACaaacatttattttacatttaatataaattaaaattatttataaaaataagattaaaaaataataatattttattatattaccAAAATGAATgataagaataaatatatatttattaatttatgggTTAATAACGGCAAGGTTATTGACTCCATGAAAGTCGTTGAGCCTTTAAACCTATCAGATGTCTCTTTCCAATTGTCAAATATCTAGAAAGTTGATGAGTATGTGAGATCTAAGGATACTTTTAGCTACCTTACATTCGATAATATTCTACCCTCAATTAAAACTGGAATTGTCTATATCACTCAACTCAACATATAGATAAGAAAATGTTTCATCTTCTTGCATGGTTATACTTtgtaattatcattttttaaaaataactttatagTAGAAGTGCCCTCATGAGtaatcgaaaaaaaaaatattataagctTTTTTAGCACGTTTACGTGCAAAACTTATCATGATTTACACTATTAAATATGCTATAGAAGGGCATGAGATATACCTCACTATTTTCATTATCAAGTTTCTCCCATTTATGTTTGAGTTTTAATTATCTTGTGGATCTTCTAGTTCCATCCAACTTTAACGTATGTTTCCATCCAAATTCAACTATATTCTGAACTCattttccttgcatttttttgaaaaaatttcctaaTATGAATAATTGTTTCCATCAaatgatttcaatttcaatttgtttttaaaaactgaaacaaaaaacaacagtTAAATaggataataaatttttaaaaacaattttctatttttaaaaatagaaaattgtttttaatcattGGGCCAATCAGTCGATAAACTTCCAAACAAgtcaagcccaagcccaagcccaagcccTAAGCCAGCAAGTCTTCCTTTACATGTCTTAAAGTGTACATCACCACCTTTTTAACACAATTGCTCACTATAATTAAGATGGatgtaatttttaaagaatcCTCTGAGTATTAAACATAACATTGTGGATTT
Protein-coding regions in this window:
- the LOC104877594 gene encoding uncharacterized protein LOC104877594: MRCIYCQSLHLPSLPHLKYKHQLRTPRQLWLSSFQPTNLIRSQHVSRPFPFATRPITTVSLALGFNSGLGFDSPANTGDLSVLIQTSALLFFAYWLANFVVPDIISRHLGLDKRGESEEPDGNNPFDDEKR